TTTAGAAGTTATTTTACTTCCCATTTCTTCAATAACCCGTCCACTAGGGCCTACCAATTTTATTCCATGTTTTTCACATTCTTCTCCCAGAAGGGAGTTTTCTGCTAGAAATCCATATCCGGGGTGTATTGCTTCGGCTCCTGATTTAAGCGCTACATCAATTATTTTATCAATATTCAAATAACTTTTAGCAGGTGCAGGTTCACCAATATTGTATGCTTCGTCGGCGTATTTTCTAAAAAGAGAGTTTTTATCTGCATCGGAGTATACTGCAATACTTTTAATATCTAGTTCTCTGCACGCTCTCATTACTCTTATTGCGATTTCACCACGATTGGCAATTAAGACCTTTTTAAACATGATATCCTTCCTTGAGAATTTTATTTCCCATATTACAAGTTTATTAGATTTAAAATCTTTTTTTAACTAATTATTATATATTTATTTTTATTTGAACTGTGTAATAAATTTTATATTTTCATTTCCATTACCAAACCTTGTTTATAAATGAGTTGTTATGAATATTTCTATTAACACGTTAAAGCAAATTATAATATCCCTAAATATATTATCATAATTCGAAAATAAATACATTAAATTATTGATTACAAGATGAGATTAAATGTTCACAAAAAAAAGACAACTCGAAATGGTTTTACAGGATATTCCATACCATGAAAGTCCAAAAATAAATCTTGAACAGTATTCAACACCTTCTGTTATAGCTGCAGATGTTCTATGGAATGCAAATTCAATTGGTGATATTAAGGGCATGAAGGTAGTAGATCTTGGTTGTGGAACAGGTATCTTTGCAATTGGATCTGCACTTTTGGGTGCTGAAGAATCTGTTGGTGTGGATATTGATATTGATGCAATCTCAATTGCAAATTCACAGGCGGAAAAACTGGGTGTTAAATCTAAAACAAATTTTGTAACAAGTGACATTAAGGATTTCCATGAAACTGCAGATACAGTAATACAAAACCCTCCATTTGGGGCTCAAAAAGCTAACAGGAAAGG
The Methanobacterium spitsbergense DNA segment above includes these coding regions:
- a CDS encoding METTL5 family protein, whose translation is MFTKKRQLEMVLQDIPYHESPKINLEQYSTPSVIAADVLWNANSIGDIKGMKVVDLGCGTGIFAIGSALLGAEESVGVDIDIDAISIANSQAEKLGVKSKTNFVTSDIKDFHETADTVIQNPPFGAQKANRKGADRLFIIKALEIAPVVYSFHIGETEEFITNFFKKEGATISHAFHYTFPIPRTYDFHTKDKVNVKVVLLRAEI